In Pirellulales bacterium, a single genomic region encodes these proteins:
- a CDS encoding thioredoxin family protein, with product MKHALLAGLALAVSLSVAIPSSAADAAADRSGVGIEIRSFALKDHRGRKVSLAKHTEGKVTVVAFIGTECPLVQLYGMRLTDLAKEYESKDVAFLAIDSNHQDTKPELVRFVSSMGITFPVLRDVKNMVADHFGATRTPEVFVLDRQHVVRYRGRIDDQYGIHQGVSFKRPKPERRDLAMAIDEVLADKPVTVPKTDFMGCLIGRAPEPKPDAGVNYSEHVAAIFNRHCVECHRPGEVAPFSMVKYEDFEGWGDMIREVVAEERMPPWHADPKHGQFSNDSRLTDSDKKLILDWVDAGCPPGDLSKAPTPPKFAKGWQLSERKQVFYMNKDKKPFKVPAEGEIEYKYFTVDPGFTEDKWVQAAEARAGNRAVVHHIIVFIEPPGEKKNAISFDGFLVATAPGARPMVLPDGYAKRIPKGSKLKFQMHYTPNGRETEDLSSVGLVYVDPATVKTVVRTEAAMNIIFKIPPGADDYPVDALRTFRQDTQLVSLYPHMHLRGKAFRYTARYPDGKQEILLDVPHYDFNWQNSYELAEPKLLPKGTELRCEALFDNSKSNPSNPNPDKPVTFGEQTSDEMMIGFADVAVPREADTAGRVVDKPRARKTSGDSSTSRERRKPNSAAALPRPAGAANR from the coding sequence ATGAAGCACGCCCTTCTCGCAGGGCTGGCCCTGGCGGTCAGCCTGTCTGTTGCCATTCCATCATCGGCAGCCGATGCCGCCGCCGACCGCAGCGGCGTCGGCATCGAGATTCGCAGCTTCGCCCTCAAGGACCATCGCGGGCGAAAGGTGTCGCTCGCCAAGCACACCGAAGGCAAGGTGACGGTGGTCGCCTTCATCGGCACCGAATGTCCGCTGGTGCAACTCTATGGCATGCGCCTGACCGACTTGGCCAAGGAGTACGAGTCGAAGGACGTGGCCTTTCTGGCGATCGACTCCAATCATCAAGACACCAAGCCCGAGCTAGTGCGGTTCGTGTCGTCGATGGGCATCACGTTTCCGGTGCTGCGCGACGTCAAGAACATGGTGGCCGATCATTTCGGCGCCACCCGCACGCCAGAGGTCTTTGTGCTCGACCGCCAGCATGTGGTGCGCTATCGCGGCCGCATCGACGATCAATATGGCATCCATCAAGGGGTGAGCTTCAAGCGCCCCAAGCCGGAGCGCCGCGATCTGGCGATGGCCATCGACGAGGTGCTGGCCGACAAACCGGTCACCGTGCCGAAGACCGACTTCATGGGCTGCCTGATCGGCCGCGCGCCAGAGCCCAAGCCCGATGCCGGGGTGAACTACTCCGAGCATGTGGCCGCCATCTTCAATCGTCACTGCGTCGAGTGTCACCGGCCGGGCGAAGTGGCGCCCTTCTCCATGGTCAAGTACGAAGATTTTGAAGGCTGGGGCGACATGATCCGCGAGGTGGTGGCCGAAGAGCGCATGCCCCCTTGGCACGCCGATCCCAAGCACGGCCAGTTTTCCAACGACTCGCGCCTGACAGATTCCGACAAAAAGTTGATCCTCGATTGGGTCGACGCGGGTTGTCCGCCCGGCGATCTGAGCAAGGCGCCGACGCCCCCCAAGTTCGCCAAGGGCTGGCAACTGAGCGAGCGCAAGCAAGTCTTTTACATGAACAAGGACAAAAAGCCCTTCAAAGTGCCGGCGGAAGGGGAGATTGAATACAAGTACTTCACCGTCGATCCCGGCTTCACCGAAGACAAGTGGGTGCAGGCCGCCGAGGCGCGAGCCGGCAACCGCGCCGTAGTGCATCACATTATCGTGTTCATCGAACCGCCAGGAGAGAAGAAGAACGCCATCAGCTTCGATGGCTTCCTGGTCGCCACCGCGCCGGGCGCCCGCCCCATGGTGCTGCCCGACGGCTACGCCAAGCGCATCCCCAAGGGCTCGAAGCTCAAGTTCCAGATGCACTACACCCCCAACGGGCGCGAGACCGAGGACTTGAGCAGCGTGGGCTTGGTTTACGTCGATCCGGCCACGGTCAAGACCGTGGTGCGCACCGAAGCGGCCATGAACATCATCTTCAAGATTCCGCCCGGCGCCGACGACTACCCGGTCGACGCGCTGCGCACCTTCCGCCAGGACACGCAATTGGTGTCGCTCTATCCGCACATGCACCTGCGCGGCAAGGCGTTCCGTTACACCGCCCGCTACCCCGACGGCAAGCAAGAAATTTTGCTCGACGTGCCGCACTACGACTTCAACTGGCAGAACAGCTACGAACTGGCCGAGCCCAAACTGCTGCCCAAGGGAACCGAACTGCGCTGCGAGGCGCTGTTCGACAATTCGAAAAGCAACCCGTCGAACCCCAACCCCGACAAACCTGTCACCTTTGGCGAACAAACCTCAGACGAAATGATGATCGGTTTCGCCGATGTCGCCGTGCCGCGCGAAGCAGACACCGCCGGCCGCGTCGTTGATAAGCCAAGGGCCCGCAAGACCAGTGGCGATTCGTCCACCTCGCGCGAAAGGCGCAAGCCCAACTCCGCCGCTGCCTTGCCCCGCCCGGCCGGCGCCGCCAATCGCTAG